The segment GCGGAAGGCGACCAGCTCCGCGATGCGCCGGTCGAGCTCGACAAGGCGCGCGTCGAGCAGGTGGCTCACGTGGTCGCACGGCGCCTCGCCCGCGCCCCATGCCATCACGATGTCCTTGATGTCGTGCAGGGAGAGGCCCAGCGCCTTGGCCCCCAGGATGAAGCGCATGCGCTCCGCGTCGGACTCGACGTAGAGGCGATAGCCCGACTCCGAGCGCTGCGGCTCGGATAGCAACCCCAGCGACTCGTAGTAGCGGATGGTCTTGGGGTTCACCCCGACCCGCTTGGCCAGCTCCCCGATGAACAAGCCCCCTTCCATGCTTTTCCCTCCTCGGCCCCGGTCGCATAATGGACGGCGCGCTCCCCCTTGACCTTCCAGTCAACTGGAAAGAGTACCTTGGAGTCGTTGCCCCCGCAAGCCGCCGTGAAAGGAATCCGCCATGCGGAACGTCGAGACCACCCCCACCCTGCCGCAGCCGGGCGCGCACCTTTCGCTCCAGGTCGAGGGGATGACCTGCGCCTCTTGCGTCGCGCGCGTCGAGAGGGCCCTCAACAAGCTGCATGGCGTGCAGGAGGCCTCGGTCAACTTCGCCACCGAAGAGGCCCGGGTGGTCTTCGACCCGCAGCAAGTGGCGCCCGAGGCCCTGGTCAAGGCGATCGAGGACGCCGGCTACCACGCGACGCTGCCCCAAGCCGCCGAGATCGAGCAAGCGGATTTCGGCATCCGGGGCATGACGTGCGCCTCGTGCGCCGGTCGGGTCGAGCGGGCCCTGCGCAAGGTCCCCGGCGTACAGGAGGCCACGGTCAACCTCGCGGACGAGCACGCCAGCGTCACCTTCGCGCCCGGCAGCGTGAGCCCCGCCCAGCTCGAGGCAGCGGTAAAAGACGCCGGGTACGAGGCCCTCCACATCCCGAGCGCCGCTCCTGCCGAGGCCCTCACCCACCACGAAGAGGCGAAGGCCGCCGACTTGCTGAGGCTCCGCAACCGCCTGCTGGTCGCAGGCGCCCTGACCCTGCCGGTCTTCCTGGTCTCGATGGTGCCGGCGCTGCAGTTCCCGGGCTTCCAGTACCTGCTCCTGGCCCTCACCGCCCCGGTCCAGTTCTGGGCGGGCGGGCCGTTCATGCGCAGCGCCTACCAGGCCGTGAAGCACGGCTCGGCCAACATGGACGTGCTGGTGAGCCTGGGGACGCTCGCCGCCTTCGGCTTCAGCCTCTACCAGACCTTCTTCGTGGCGGGCCACGGCCACTACTACTACGAGACGGCGGCGGTCATCATCACCCTGATCCTCCTGGGCAAGTACCTGGAGGCCCGCGCCAAGGGCACCGCCTCGGCGGCCATCAAGCGCCTGATGGGCATGACGCCCAAGACCGCTCGCCTCGTCAAAGACGGCGTCGAATCCGACATCCCGGTCGAGCGGATCCAGGTGGGCGACCAGCTCCTGGTGCG is part of the Pantanalinema sp. genome and harbors:
- a CDS encoding heavy metal-responsive transcriptional regulator, which gives rise to MEGGLFIGELAKRVGVNPKTIRYYESLGLLSEPQRSESGYRLYVESDAERMRFILGAKALGLSLHDIKDIVMAWGAGEAPCDHVSHLLDARLVELDRRIAELVAFRDNLRTYKERVDRMERSPNTPCKHIAGVAAGQFHVPAVELPTVFHK